The sequence GATCAGCTTGCAGGGAGActgaaatcatcatcatcagtagtaTACGTCCTGTAACATGTTCTGATCATCACCCTAGGTGTATTATATGCCGTCTTTGTATACTAATGGAAAGGGAAGAGATAAGGTGAAAGatgatgtgatttttttttattcacttttttttttacttcgttTTCTAAAACGACAAAAATCAAACcggtttttattttagtttttgacgAAATATATATACGTTTTGCGAGTATACAAAGATCTTAACCTCACAAAAAAAAATGCAATACTAGATCCTGAAGTTAAAAAAGCGAGACCTCATGAAGAGTTATATTGCCCATGTTGCTAATCGAACTGTTATGTTAACTATCCAACCGTTATCTGTGCAAACATTTTTGATCAAACCAATATTCTTTCTTTATTATTCCAAAATCATTTCATTATAAAACTTATAATCCAATTGTTCAGTTTGTAAGGCCGAGCTATCCATTTAACATTGTAAACCTATGCTGTTTTACGGTGACTTTTTTACGAGGTGGCGAACCATGTGCATGATTTTTCCACATGATAAGATCATCGATGAGAATTTTTCTAACCGGCAAGAAataaaacatataaattaaaaatCATTCTTTGGATCATCTCCACGGCACCAAGTCCTGCATCGAGGGCTACATGGATGAGATAACTCTTCCAAACTCCAATCGTTGCTCAACATAAATAAGAGGTTAAATAGGGTATGAGTGGTGCACTGATGCCATACATGGTTCCACGTACGAGAAAGTCATggagaaaaggaaaaaataagaagGAGATCTGCCTCAAACCCATATGAAGTCTTTCTTCTCGTATCATCATCACACCGCTTGATTTATTCTTGGTACCCAGAAtagagaagaaattgatgaagCCCACGATCGATTCTTGATGTTCCAGATGAGGTAAAGTAGATTACTTTCATGCATCCATTATGCCCTCCTCATGGACTTTTTTCCAATTTCTTTTTGAAAAGTTGGGACTGTATTACGAGCTTCATAGGAACACCGGGGGATATATATAGCACTCTAAAATaatattttgtaatttgtttagttATCTATTTTCTGACGTGGACTGTTAATATCTTCATAGTACTAAAATCTAGTAATAATCTGTCCACTTCTTTTACAAAACAATACATTTTTACAAAATTTAACCCAACTTTTTCTTCATGATCTATGGCTATGAAATGAATTTCCCTTTTAATCATTCAATTGCTTATGTTATTTTCAGTTAAGATCTTGTTCATCCATTCATTATAAGGATACATATTTTATTCCTAATCCTATAACAATGCGAGGTTTTGAGCTCAAATCTCGACTACACGCAATTTTTCTCTAACCAAAAGAATAAAATTAACCCTATAAAATAGTAAATTACTTAGTGTAGCTACCGAACCATGTAATTTTGTATTACACACAGGTGCCTCAACACATATATAAGTCTTCCGCAACAATAAAACGAAGCAATTCAAACTCTAGTACTATATCCAtatgtatgtttttatttataaaCACACCTATATAAATAAACCTCTCACGGTTCCCAAATATATATAATCCTTTTTAGTGAATAATTTAAAATGATGATGAGTGTTTATTTAATTAAAGTTACTTAATCACCATTAAGTAACTGCATAGACCATAAATCCTCCATACCCCAAAAGTTTTCATTGTTAGTTTCCGGGGGTGGTAATGTATTCGGGGGAAAACTTGGATGGTTATGGTGAAGGTGTTGATGAAGATGGTGATCGGCTGTATAAATTGGTGAATAATTTTCGACACCGTCTTCCGTCGTAGATGTTTGAGTACTTGTGCTGGCCCCACCGCAATGTTGTAAATCGGTACTAGTTTGTCCAGGATTTTGTGACGAGTTATCACCTGGTTGTTTCATATGCTTTTGGATTTTTGTCCTCCAAAAATTCTTTATCTCGTTATCAGTTCTTCCCGGTAGGTGCCTCGCAATTTTTGACCACCTGTAACGTTAATTGTATTAATTGAAATTAATCACCAACAACATAAACagggattttgttgttttattatcAAAGCTAAACGAACTCGTTTAGGTCATTATTTTTTCAAAACTGCTTTGCTTGATTCGAATATTGGAATTTGGAACCTACAACGTGCACCACACTTGCGGTCTTGCCCCAATTGCAGTTCACCTGGATAGAGATATAAGCGGGCCTCAGCCATGGAAAAAACTTATAGAGTTGGCTTACCTCACTTTTTTAATTTTAGCTAAAGTTTTCTGGGCTGAATATTTTAGATCTGAGCAAGTTAATGTTTAGAAAGATAGAACTAAACTAAGACATATTACGTGGCACTATCTTAACCAAAGGCCCAATATCAACGAGATTATGTtccagttttgagaatctacgcATTTACCTATAGTGACATGCATGCATATGATAAGTGATAACTGATCCCGTTTCGATCCCCAACACGTAAGTTTCGAACACGGTCGACCTAAACTCCTTTTAAGATTACTAacttgatttttcttaattagaagAATGCCTTCATTAATCATATATTATATACTAGGTCGTTTTTACTCGGAGGATGATCGTGGCTAAATCTTAGTTTCCCAATTTTATCACGAAGTTGGTCATCAGTATCAAGAGGTCGTGGACAATCTACACCACAAAGTAGCCAACTCCGGAACCAATGAAAATAAGAGTAAAGCATGAAGAAGATAAACTGAACAACATTACTTGATTAAAGGAAaaatattattgataaaagaacaaCGTTAAAAGAGTAAAATATGATGAAAACTGTATATATAACCAAGATTTATCTTATAGTTAGatagaaataatttattttattttttgcttgATCCACAAATAAGAAGAAAGGGAAACACCAAAAGATACCTTGTTTCTAAATCAGATTGTCAAAAGCAAAAGATGTAAAAACATATGCCAAGAAAATTGTAAGTAATATCATGTCTTACTCACCTATTTCCCCACTTAGCATGTAATTCCATGATCAGGAGTTGTTCTTCAGGTGTTATATTACCCCTCCGAACATCGGGTCTCAAGTAGTTGAGCCAGCGAAGACGGCAACTCTTCCCAGTACGGTTGAGACCTTCATATACCATATAATTTAAAAACAGTAAACATTAACATGCATGGGAAAAAAACTGATTTctaacatgtatatatatatatatatatatatatatatatacagaatACCTAAGAATTATCAGATATATATCGTCAATGACTTGGGTGAACCGAGAATTCAAACGTTCGATGATGAGTTAATTACCAGCTGATCTAGCAAGTGAGTTCCAAACACCTTCTCCGTGATTTGCTATATAGTTTATTAAAATCATGTCTTCTTCCATAGTCCATGGACCTTTTCTTACTTCAGATTCTTGAGAACTGCAAGGTCTTTTATCCatctttctgaggatgaagatatCGATTTGCAAAGAAGAGAAATAAGGTGGCTAGGGTTTTTATAGACAGTCTAGTTCCTTTAACAGTTTATCCCAACTGATTCATCTTGATCAGGTTTGAAAGCAGAAtatttgacctaattttcatGTTAATGACATTATTTTGACGTAATTCTTATATATTTTATAGTTAACCATCGTAAGCTAATTTGATAAAGGCATACATGCACACATAAAATTATGTGTGCATGAGATGCATCCATGCACACATGGTAACATGCCTACGTCCCCGGCATTTCGTTTGTTATTCGTATTTTCAGTCTTATTAAGAAATATAGGTCTCAATTCATTGTATTTCTTTAGATAGaatttaattaatttaatttagtttaatttaaggaaaacaaaacatgaaACCcttatgtacaaatttgtcatgCAAAATGCATCATGACATTGATGTATCTTTCTCAAAAATTCGACTCTTATGCATTTGTTTGTTCATAACATCTCTCCCGTTCTCTTTTTCGTTCTTTTTCACTTTTAGGGTTGTAGCTCTTGTTAGGATCCTTCTCTTCGCAATGTTATTGGTGCTTACTATAAATAGGCAGCAGCCatggagatttttttttactgtGTAATGACCTCTTCTATCCATTGATTTTGAGCATATGATAAGTTTT comes from Papaver somniferum cultivar HN1 chromosome 7, ASM357369v1, whole genome shotgun sequence and encodes:
- the LOC113300094 gene encoding myb-related protein 305-like → MDKRPCSSQESEVRKGPWTMEEDMILINYIANHGEGVWNSLARSAGLNRTGKSCRLRWLNYLRPDVRRGNITPEEQLLIMELHAKWGNRWSKIARHLPGRTDNEIKNFWRTKIQKHMKQPGDNSSQNPGQTSTDLQHCGGASTSTQTSTTEDGVENYSPIYTADHHLHQHLHHNHPSFPPNTLPPPETNNENFWGMEDLWSMQLLNGD